A part of Sulfurimonas sp. HSL-1716 genomic DNA contains:
- the ribD gene encoding bifunctional diaminohydroxyphosphoribosylaminopyrimidine deaminase/5-amino-6-(5-phosphoribosylamino)uracil reductase RibD: MVVDDKFFMDLTLKEAWSSQILTYPNPAVGCAIVKGSGELLCVEAHKKAGGPHAEVLALQSAYHKLTDDSNILPLTSSKEIHDYILKNHHGCFKECTLYVTLEPCVHEGKTPSCAALISQLGVKRVVMASADESQKAKGGAKMVSRSGTKVEFSSLQAKGAELLSPFLKWSQERFVFFKWAQRLDGTIDGGVISSKESRELVHRMRDVCDLIVVGGETVRTDRPTLDARLCGGKAPDVLIVSRGKEFDKNIPLFNVPGRKVMIEKDFDKIRDYNCILIEGGSNMFEFSKKYVDYHLCFVSLKSGGKIRFHKNNDDFELLHVEKISDDILMWMKLKG, encoded by the coding sequence ATGGTAGTCGACGATAAATTTTTTATGGATCTCACGCTGAAGGAAGCGTGGAGCTCTCAGATTTTGACGTACCCGAATCCGGCGGTCGGATGCGCGATCGTAAAAGGCAGCGGCGAGTTGCTCTGTGTCGAAGCACATAAAAAAGCAGGCGGACCTCATGCCGAAGTACTTGCCTTGCAGAGCGCATACCACAAACTGACAGACGACTCAAACATCCTCCCTCTTACATCATCAAAAGAGATACATGACTACATTTTAAAAAATCATCATGGATGTTTTAAAGAGTGTACTCTGTACGTGACGCTTGAACCGTGCGTGCATGAGGGAAAGACGCCTTCGTGTGCTGCTCTTATCTCACAACTGGGAGTAAAAAGAGTCGTTATGGCGTCTGCCGATGAGAGTCAAAAAGCAAAAGGCGGAGCAAAGATGGTTTCGCGGTCCGGTACAAAAGTCGAGTTTTCCTCTTTGCAGGCAAAGGGAGCCGAACTTTTATCGCCGTTTTTAAAATGGAGCCAAGAGAGGTTCGTATTTTTTAAATGGGCACAAAGACTTGACGGCACGATTGACGGCGGAGTCATAAGCTCTAAAGAATCAAGAGAGCTTGTTCATAGGATGCGTGACGTGTGCGATCTCATCGTAGTAGGCGGCGAGACGGTCAGAACCGACAGACCTACGCTCGATGCCAGACTATGCGGAGGAAAAGCTCCCGATGTTCTTATCGTCTCAAGAGGCAAAGAGTTTGATAAAAATATTCCGCTTTTTAACGTACCGGGCAGAAAAGTGATGATAGAGAAAGATTTTGACAAAATAAGAGATTACAACTGCATTTTGATCGAAGGCGGATCGAATATGTTCGAATTCTCTAAAAAGTATGTAGATTACCATCTTTGTTTTGTATCTCTGAAAAGTGGTGGTAAAATACGTTTTCATAAAAACAATGATGATTTTGAACTCTTGCATGTAGAGAAGATATCGGATGATATATTAATGTGGATGAAACTAAAGGGATAG
- the rbfA gene encoding 30S ribosome-binding factor RbfA, which yields MTPSEIKVKRTESILQELIPEALSSLNDARMHELDVIEVKCSRGRSDAKVYMDPSMFSDEERAFYVKQLKKVAPIIEDYCLKDQGWFRSPKLTFVFDDQLEKSQNIEDLFKRIKKEEKNES from the coding sequence GTGACTCCTTCGGAAATAAAAGTAAAACGTACCGAATCGATACTTCAAGAACTGATCCCAGAAGCGCTCAGTTCGCTAAACGATGCAAGAATGCATGAACTCGATGTTATAGAAGTAAAATGCTCTCGTGGCAGAAGCGATGCCAAGGTTTATATGGACCCAAGCATGTTTAGCGATGAGGAAAGAGCTTTTTATGTAAAACAACTAAAAAAAGTCGCTCCGATCATCGAAGATTACTGCCTGAAAGATCAGGGATGGTTTAGGTCTCCGAAATTGACATTTGTTTTTGATGATCAATTGGAAAAAAGCCAAAACATAGAAGATCTTTTTAAACGCATAAAAAAAGAGGAAAAAAATGAGTCTTGA
- a CDS encoding ribosome maturation factor, giving the protein MSLESDIKSIVESVGLMLYDTVITSENGETIYRVSVKDPQNKGVSLDRCVEITHLISPLLDVTPPVSGEYRLEVGTPGIERKLTKLENFVNSIGENVSLTTRAKEKLKGVLKGVKEDSLYLKIDNEEVVVPFGDVVKARTYFEW; this is encoded by the coding sequence ATGAGTCTTGAAAGTGATATCAAATCCATTGTAGAATCCGTCGGATTGATGCTCTACGATACTGTGATCACAAGCGAAAACGGTGAGACCATCTACAGAGTAAGCGTTAAGGATCCGCAAAACAAGGGAGTGAGTCTGGACAGATGTGTCGAGATCACGCATCTTATCTCTCCTTTGCTGGATGTGACGCCTCCGGTCTCAGGCGAATACAGGCTGGAAGTCGGGACACCAGGCATAGAGAGAAAGCTGACGAAGTTAGAAAATTTCGTAAATTCGATCGGCGAAAACGTAAGTCTGACTACAAGAGCCAAAGAGAAGCTAAAAGGTGTTTTAAAAGGGGTAAAAGAGGATTCTCTTTATCTTAAAATAGACAATGAAGAAGTAGTCGTACCTTTTGGCGACGTCGTAAAAGCGCGCACCTATTTTGAATGGTAG